A window of uncultured Fusobacterium sp. genomic DNA:
ATTATCTGATTAGATTTTTTTATCTCTTTTATTTGATCTAATGTCTTTATTGTTGCCATCTCGTTATTCCTTTCTAATTATTAATTATCCAAGAATAGCAAAAATCTCTTGAGTTATAGCATCTACTTCTTTTGTTCCATCAATATCTACTAAAAGATTTCTTGATTTATAGAAATCAAATAATGGAGCTGTTTGAGAGTGGTATTCTCCTAATCTCTTAGTTACTGTTTCAGCATTGTCATCTTTTCTAGTAATTAATTCTGCTCCACAATAATCACATTTTCCAGCTACTTTTGGTGGGTTAAACTCCACATGGAAAGATGCTCCACAAGCTGGACAAACTTTTCTTCCAGTTACTCTTCCTACTATTAATTCATCAGGAACATTTAATGATATAACTTTATCTAAAGCTATTCCCATATCTTTCATTAAAACTTCTAATGCTTCTGCTTGAGCTAAAGTTCTAGGAAATCCATCTAAAATAAATCCTTTTTTACAATCTTCTT
This region includes:
- a CDS encoding adenylate kinase, with product MNIMLFGAPGAGKGTQAKFLIEKYGIPQISTGDILRAAIKEGTAMGLEAKKFMDEGKLVPDSTIIGIIKDRLSQEDCKKGFILDGFPRTLAQAEALEVLMKDMGIALDKVISLNVPDELIVGRVTGRKVCPACGASFHVEFNPPKVAGKCDYCGAELITRKDDNAETVTKRLGEYHSQTAPLFDFYKSRNLLVDIDGTKEVDAITQEIFAILG